In the Carettochelys insculpta isolate YL-2023 chromosome 6, ASM3395843v1, whole genome shotgun sequence genome, TCATGTTTAGTTActgattttccttctttttcccccttttttgagACTTGCTCTTGAATATTTGAAGTCCAAGAGCTTAATTAtgagtaataaataataaatcacaTTCTGTTATTTCTGCTGCTTGATCGGATCAACACACTGCAGTGGAGACTCTGCTTCACTATTTATCCTCACACAGCGTACAGCATAGGTAATCACATAGCAAACTTTCTCCACAGCGCACTTCAGCTGTCCTCCGAAGTGAGCATCTCTGTGAATGAGAGAGCAGATTAGTATTATTGCTGAAGAAGGTGCCAGTTACTGGAGATTTGTGAGGGGTGGTTCTTTGCTCACCAAGTATAACTGAGACCGCCACGTTCCAGGGTAGTGACTTTTAGTCACTAACACCTACTTCTGAATCTTGTTATGAATCTGTAATCACACTGACTAATGCCCAATAGGATGATTCCTATCTTCACTCTAATCtccacagcagtgtttcccaattttatttggccatggaatccttttaaactcaaaataattttgtggaaccccattcccaggcttcaCCCCCGTCGCCCAACAAACCtgatccccatctccaggctttacccacctctgtCCCCAAATCCACTTCcctgtccccaagctttacccccatcccacaaacctgccccccatccccaggtttaacccctctcacccTCAAACTGGCcgctgggactaacccatccatggcgctGGCTGAGAAGCCTTCACCGGGCGACCATATGCACCCAGCGGAAAGAAGGCTGGAGTGGAGGtattccactggcaggggtgagccaagtcACACCCACTGGAGGGATGTGGATGCTCAGGTAGTGGGGCGAGTGAGGGGctttctgcagctctctgccctgctgatgctgaaataatggaactaaattcagttgttttAATGGCCGTATCCCTCCTGctaccctgctggccattaaaccataTAAATCTTGTTCTACTCTTTCAGTGGTGGCggggcagagagccacagaggagtcaggtATTGCAATGGAATTTTTTCATGGaatctgcagaacaccatttgggaaacactgctctacaacGTGTTCCTTTTCTCCTGAAAACTTCGGGTAAATGCTCCTTGGCTTTTCTGGGACCATGTAGTGGACCAGAAGCTATCATCCATGTTCCAGCAAGTCCAAAATCAAGCTTGTTTCAAACTTCACTTGCTTCCAAGGCAACTGAACTTGATTCAAGCTAAGATTATGTTGTCATTTCTCTTATTGTTCTAAGTATTATCTGGGACTCATTAATCACTAATAATAGGCATAATACATAGAGTTTAGCTCAAAGAACTTCACGAGCTGGGCCTCTTGGGTTTATTCCTGTTTAATCACCCCGTGAATTTGACAAGTCTTGCCAAAGCTCATACCTCCATAAAATAGATAAAATgatctacctcacaggtgtgttgGGAACTTCTTTAATTAGCAATACGTTCCTGTGGCATCAAACACTACAGAAGAAATTCCCTTAAAATCAGTTGGCCTTGAGGAGTGAGTCAAGGGAAAGGAAGAACAGTTCTGTGTCAATCACCTTTGAAAATGTGGAACTGAGCCATGAATAATCACATGTCCATCAGGGACAGTTAGGTTTCAGGTGAAGTGATTTAAATCCCAGTATCGACAACATGCTTATTGCTGGATTTTAGTTATAATGGAACCGATTTCCCCTGGCCCATCCCCCATGAATCAAGCATTCTTCTCTCAGTTCTGGTTCCTACTGGTTCTGGCTTTTCAGGAGGCAATCCTTGGTAATGGAATTTGAGATGACCTCTGTGGGCCAAATTCAGAAGTCCTTAGTGAGTTCTTACTTAATGAATTGAAACTCCTACTAAGTTCAGTAGAATAGTAATTTCTAAATACAGCCTGGATGGCAGCCTCAGGGTTTGGCCCTATGTGATTTCAATCCAAACAGCATTTATTTCTGAACATCATGAGAGAGGCAGGAGatgcaaagagagagaaattagcagggaaataaaaaaaacaattacATTATTATAGAGCTTGATGCTAAGGAGAGATGTGCTGGAGTTGCAGTGACAATATTTATCATATATAGTTACTTAGAATTTTTATAGGTTACTTATACTTTATTGTTTATTAATTACTTCATAATTTCATATCATCTCTTACCTGTGAACCTCAGAGCATCTTGCAGACTTTAGTCAATCCTTGTGTGATACATAcatattatttctgttttgtagGTGGGGAGATTTGTGTACTATCACACATTGAGTTAGAGTCAGATCTAGTGACAGAGCCATGAATGCTACCTACCATCTACCTGCTTCAACCACTAGGCACACTCTTCTTTCCTTCTGCTGCacattcttctcttttcctgcGTCTTCAAGGGAAACAAGTAGCGGGACACTGTAGAAAGTTTGCTTCAGCCAGGATCCCGGAAGCATTTTCCGGGTAGGGAACACACTGTGTTGTTTGAGCAgctgactgtttgtttgttttgttggagtgaaCATGAAGGACAAGTTGGAAGCAAGTCACAGTAACTCATCATGTCTTTATGTGTTTTCTCATCAGGTGAAATTGGGTGGAGAAGCCCCAAACTCCAGTGTCATCCATGTGGCTAATGGCAGTGGGAGCAGTAATGGCAGGAGGAAAAGTGTCGGTGGGAAATATGGAACCAAGTGCCACCTTCTGGACTTTGCAAAGTCAGAGCGCCCACTAGTGGTCAACTTTGGCTCAGCCACCTGACCCCCATTTACAAACCAGCTGTCGGCCTTCAGCAAGCTGGTGGAGGAGTTCTCAGGTGTGGCTGACTTCCTGTTGGTCTACATCGACGAAGCTCACCCATCGGACGGCTGGGCCGCCCCTGGAATCTCTTCCTCCTCATTTGAGGTAAGGAAGCACAGAAACCAAGAAGATCGATGTGCTGCCGCACACCAGCTCCTGGAGCGGTTTTCCTTGCCACCCCAGTGCCAAGTGGTGGCTGACTGCATGGACAATAATGCTAATGTGGCCTATGGAGTCTCCTTTGAGCGAGTATGCATCGTACAGAGACAGAAAATTGCCTACCTGGGGGGCAAGGGCCCCTTTTTCTACAACCTCCAGGAAGTCCGGTTTTGGCTGGACCAAAACTTCAGCAAGAGATGAAATCCAGCCTAAGCCCAGCAACGTGTGTCTAGAGCCTTGTCCCTTTAGAGTGATATGAAAGGGAAAAAACACACACTGTTTTCCAATAGGTCTTCTGGGGCCTTTTGCAGGGAGACTAGGTTCAGTAATAAGGTCAAAGGAATTCAAGccggaagaaaaaaaaacacacacacaaatgaggaTTGTGTGAAACAGTCCTACTCCTGCCTTCTTTGCAGGACAGAAAAAGCCACTGTGAAAAGTGCTGCTGCTGCGCATGAAAGGTGGTGAGATGAAATTTCTCTGCCATACTTTTAACAACATGTTGGCTTTAGGATGAGAATAAAGCATTGCTTCCTGGAAGGCAATTCTGCAGTGAGGCAACCTTATGTATTTGATCAGGGACATCTCATTTTTCCACTGAGGCCTGTGTAGGCACCTTACAAGCAGCCTGAGGTCTGCAATTAATTTGCATAAAATGATATGGATTATGGCTGCCTTCCTGCTTTGATACAGTGGTATGACCCACCGGAGACTACAAGATCTCTCATGCAGTGCAAATTGTCTGCATAGATCAAGACAAAACATTGTACGTGGGTCTTTGTACACTCTGCAGGCAGCCTCTTTGCAtggtgtgtatgtttgtgtgtaatgcatacacacacacacacatacttaggCCTTTTTATGTTAACAATTAAATTGGCAGCATGTCACACCATAGAACTCCATAGGCTGACTGTGTGCATGTATgcgggtgtgggtgtgggtgtgaggggGAGAGGTGATCTGGAAGCAAGGACACAGAGGAAAGAGACTGTAAGATCCTACGAGCAAAGTAGTGAGGGAAAAAGAAACAGAGTTTGTGTAATAAAACTATATCttttttcactttgaaatttCAGAAAGTGGGTCATTTGTCACCAACAACCCAGATAAACACACACATCGTTCATGCCCAGGGCAAGAGAGAAGAGTTCAGCTGATGCCAACCTTCAATATGTGGAACTGAAAAGATGTATTTTACCAGTGGTTTTTTTCTCTCTTAAGAAGATAgagtagagagagagaattagGGGGTTATTTTATCTTTAGTTTTCTAAAGTAATTTATTTCTTTTGACATAGAAAAGTCATATTGTTTTTGCGTGGGAAGACTTACACACCACTTTACCTCATTAGAACTGAAATCTGTCCAGTCTATTACCCCAATAAAGTGGTTCTGTTGATTTTTGAGGCCCTAGCTGCCTGCAATTAGTTTACAGCCATGTTAGTACATTGGACAGTTAAACAGTCTTTAGCCTCAGCAACTGCAATTCCAGTGGTGAGGGTGGCATTTTGTTCATGTTTCATTCTTCTTCCCAAAAGCctatggaaaaattaaaaaaagaaatcacgtTGTCTTGAGTCACCACCTTATTTCTTTGAAGAGGTTAAAGATGAACTGAGTGAATTATCTAGAACAATTGTAACAAATGACTGCGTTTCTCAAGAAAGGCTGAGGGGGAAGTTCTGAAGTATATTTAAAAAGACTCTGTCAACTTAGTCTAGGCCTTAAATACATTTTGGTTTTATAAACAATTAAATGATTTTGCAAAACCTAACACAAACGGACATGCTTCGTTGTGCTAGAATATGAGAAATGGGAAATAAAGCTGATTACAAGAGTGAACCCTACCAGCCAAGTGTCACAGTCTAAGCAGAGAGAAACATCAAATAACCAAAAAGCATAAAGTGGGAGAAAATTAAGGTAG is a window encoding:
- the DIO2 gene encoding type II iodothyronine deiodinase isoform X1 — translated: MGLLSVDLLITLQILPVFFSNCLFLALYDSVILLKHMVLLLSRSKAARGEWRRMLTSEGLRCVWNSFLLDAYKQVKLGGEAPNSSVIHVANGSGSSNGRRKSVGGKYGTKCHLLDFAKSERPLVVNFGSATUPPFTNQLSAFSKLVEEFSGVADFLLVYIDEAHPSDGWAAPGISSSSFEVRKHRNQEDRCAAAHQLLERFSLPPQCQVVADCMDNNANVAYGVSFERVCIVQRQKIAYLGGKGPFFYNLQEVRFWLDQNFSKRUNPA
- the DIO2 gene encoding type II iodothyronine deiodinase isoform X2, whose product is MGLLSVDLLITLQILPVFFSNCLFLALYDSVILLKHMVLLLSRSKAARGEWRRMLTSEGLRCVWNSFLLDAYKQVKLGGEAPNSSVIHVANGSGSSNGRRKSVGGKYGTKCHLLDFAKSERPLVVNFGSATUPPFTNQLSAFSKLVEEFSGVADFLLVYIDEAHPSDGWAAPGISSSSFEVRKHRNQEDRCAAAHQLLERFSLPPQCQVVADCMDNNANVAYGVSFERVCIVQRQKIAYLGGKGPFFYNLQEVRFWLDQNFSKR